From Candidatus Binataceae bacterium:
GGCCGCTTCGATTCATCGCCGCCGGGGAGAAACGAAAGGGTAAGTGCGACGTCTAAGCGCTGCGCCTGAAAGCGACTCAGGTGCCGATAGTTTCGGCTGTTGAGTCAATCACACCCGGGGTAGACGCCAGGCGCCAGCTGACGTGCCCGCTCGTCCCATAGCGCTTGCGCGTGCAGCCACTGCTCGTCGAGCGCGAGTCGCGATGCGTGACGGAGGCTCGCAGGCGTGCCGCGCGACAACAGTTCAGAGACATACATTCCATTCACTAGATAGACGGACACGAGCGCCCCGAAGCTCGCCGTGGCAATCGCGCTCGCAAGGCGCGCGCGCGACCCAGGCTGGATTGACCACAGCGCTTCGCATCTGGGGGTGAGCGCTCCGATGCTCAGAAAGAAGACGAAGGCCGGCGCGGGAAGCTGAAGCACGGCGTCAAGTGCGCCAACGATCGCAAGCGCGATCAAGATACCGAGCATTGTCATAGACTCGACGCACGCGTCGGGTGTGGTCGAGCGCGCATCGTCGAAAATCGATCTCAAGCTTCGAATCGCCAGAATAATCAAAGCCGCGAGGAGCAACAGGATCGCCGGAACGCCGCGCTCCGCTGCGATACCGAAGAGGTCACTGTTCGACCGCGTCGGCACGTTCCAGGCCGGATCTCCCGGCGCGGCAGCATCGGGCGCGTAAGCTGGATAGACGATTTTCCAATTCGCGGGTCCGACGCCGAGCAACTTGTGATTCGAAACTATCGTGAGTGACTTACGATATTGCTCGATACGGCCGTGCCCGCTGCCGGAATCGAATTTGACTATAGTGCGTAGCGTCTCGGTGTAGGGATGACGAGCATGCCATTGTAGTTCCGTCGGCAAGATGGCACCCGCAACGATACCGACCGCGATGACGGCGAGTGTTCGTAACGCGGCGCTAGACGATTGCGAAGATCGGCGCGCGCTAATCGCAAGAAAAATCAGCGGGCCGATGGTGCCGAAGGCCATCGCGATCCACCCCGCGCGCGAGCGAGCCACAACCATCGCCGCCGTTGTCAGCAAAAGCGGTATCAGACTCAATGCAAATCTCCGCTTCCATCGCGATACCGCTCCAAACGCGAGCAGGGGCATCCCCAGGGCGAGCAGATGCGCGGCCCAGTTCCGGTTTCCCAAGGTCCCACCAGGTCGCGCGTATGAGAGGTGATCGGTCACACCGATCGCATCGAAAAGCACTCCGATCGCAACGATCACAGTCGCGAGTGCGACGGCTTCGATCAGCCGCTGCCGGAATCCGCGTCCGGACAGATAGCGAGCGCACCAGTACACAGCAAAACCCGCCGCGCTCATCGCAAAGGCGCGCATCGCCTCCCATTGATCGACGGCGGCAAAACATGCCGACGCGATACTCAGTAGCAGGAAGCCGGCGAAGCACAGGTCGACACTGTCGAGTTCGATTCGGGAAGTACTGAACAGGCATAGCGCAGCGGCGCCGAGGCCCGCGATATCCAGCACAAGTTCCTTCGGCGCGTTGCACAAACCGATGCCGCGAAGAGGAATGATTGCCACCATGCAGACAATAACTCCGACTTTCAGGAGCCGTGCCGCAAACTGCAAGGCGGACGATTCAGTGATCGTATCTGGAGCATGCTGAGCCATCATCGCAAAATCACAGTCAGATCACTTGGTATCCGCAGCCGACAGCGCCGATAGTGCCGCCATGAACTTACCTCCGGCGCCGCGAGGAATTTCCTCTACATAGTCGAAATGAACCTGCGCGGCCTGACCCATAGTCGTGCGGAAGCCTGTGCGGACGTCCTCTTCGATGTTTGGCGTGAGCGCGCTTTCAGCCGCGTATCGTACAATGTATTGGTTCAGCGATCTTTGCTCGATCTGAACCTGTCGCACCGCCGGCATCGCTTTCATCGTGTCGATCAGTTGCCATGGAGATATGAGGCCCCCGCCGGGAAGGCGAAAAAGGTTGACCCCACGTCCCAGGATTTTCCCAATCAGCGGCAGAGTGCGCCCGCATGAGCATCTCGCGTCGGAGGCGATCGCATAGTCGCCGAGGTCGTAACGAATTAGTGGCATCAGTCGATTTTCCAGCGTCGTTACCAGCACCCGGCCGGCACTTCCCGCGCAGACTTGTTTTCCATTTTCATCAACGATTTCGACAATCACATGCTCGGCATTGACGTGATAGCTGCCGGCGGGGCACTGCCAGGCGAGGAACGCCTCAGTCGAACCATAGTTGTCGGCAATCTCGGCATTGAGGTATCGCCGCGCGTCTTTGCGCACCGACTCCTCGAGAATCTCGCCGCCCGTGAAAATCCGCTTGAGCGAGAACAGTTTTCGCTTTCCATCGGCAAAGACTGCGAGCAATCCTTCGAGGTTCGACGGCAGCGAATAGATGAATTGGGGATCAAGCTCGGCCAGCCAATCGGCCTGCACATCGAAAGCCGCGAGATGAGAGAAAAACTTCGCGCGCGGAAGAAATCGGGCATTCACGAGGCTTCCATCGGGCGAGCCTTTTCGGATATCGATCAGCCACGCGCTGCGCGTTAGCGGATTCCATCCGTTGGCCGCAAGGTAGCGCGCACGGCTGGCGAAGCGCCCGATTTGATGCGGCT
This genomic window contains:
- a CDS encoding O-antigen ligase family protein, with the protein product MAIIPLRGIGLCNAPKELVLDIAGLGAAALCLFSTSRIELDSVDLCFAGFLLLSIASACFAAVDQWEAMRAFAMSAAGFAVYWCARYLSGRGFRQRLIEAVALATVIVAIGVLFDAIGVTDHLSYARPGGTLGNRNWAAHLLALGMPLLAFGAVSRWKRRFALSLIPLLLTTAAMVVARSRAGWIAMAFGTIGPLIFLAISARRSSQSSSAALRTLAVIAVGIVAGAILPTELQWHARHPYTETLRTIVKFDSGSGHGRIEQYRKSLTIVSNHKLLGVGPANWKIVYPAYAPDAAAPGDPAWNVPTRSNSDLFGIAAERGVPAILLLLAALIILAIRSLRSIFDDARSTTPDACVESMTMLGILIALAIVGALDAVLQLPAPAFVFFLSIGALTPRCEALWSIQPGSRARLASAIATASFGALVSVYLVNGMYVSELLSRGTPASLRHASRLALDEQWLHAQALWDERARQLAPGVYPGCD
- a CDS encoding AMP-binding protein, with product PHQIGRFASRARYLAANGWNPLTRSAWLIDIRKGSPDGSLVNARFLPRAKFFSHLAAFDVQADWLAELDPQFIYSLPSNLEGLLAVFADGKRKLFSLKRIFTGGEILEESVRKDARRYLNAEIADNYGSTEAFLAWQCPAGSYHVNAEHVIVEIVDENGKQVCAGSAGRVLVTTLENRLMPLIRYDLGDYAIASDARCSCGRTLPLIGKILGRGVNLFRLPGGGLISPWQLIDTMKAMPAVRQVQIEQRSLNQYIVRYAAESALTPNIEEDVRTGFRTTMGQAAQVHFDYVEEIPRGAGGKFMAALSALSAADTK